In Terriglobia bacterium, a single window of DNA contains:
- a CDS encoding Rrf2 family transcriptional regulator: protein MLSTTSEYALRALTRLAQLSRGYVILGRDLARSTGVPPQYLAKIMLALRNAGLVLATRGTGGGYMLLRPADAVHLIDVVSLFEGPSTWPHCLIRGDRRCNSDKPCAAHAHWGKVRDGYLEFLEQTTLHDISHETAHETQLTRTVRRKRAAANAQR from the coding sequence ATGCTTTCGACGACTTCCGAGTATGCTTTGCGCGCCCTGACCCGTCTCGCCCAGCTTTCGCGCGGCTACGTCATTCTCGGCCGGGACCTGGCCAGGAGCACCGGCGTACCCCCGCAGTACCTCGCCAAGATCATGCTCGCCCTGCGCAATGCCGGACTGGTGCTGGCCACGCGCGGTACCGGCGGCGGCTACATGCTGCTGCGTCCGGCCGACGCCGTCCACCTCATTGATGTCGTCAGCCTGTTTGAGGGCCCGTCCACCTGGCCGCACTGCCTGATCCGCGGCGACCGCCGGTGCAATTCGGACAAGCCCTGCGCGGCGCATGCGCACTGGGGCAAGGTGCGTGACGGCTACCTGGAATTCCTGGAACAAACCACGCTGCACGACATCTCGCATGAAACGGCGCACGAGACGCAACTCACTCGCACGGTGCGCCGCAAGCGAGCCGCCGCCAACGCGCAACGTTGA
- a CDS encoding sigma 54-interacting transcriptional regulator — MKKLVAMAERVARGSAAILITGETGSGKELIARAIHHHSLRCAKPWIDVNCAALPEHLVESELFGYEKGAFSGADSAKPGLFELADKGTLFLDEIGELDPKVQVKLLRVLDGVPYYRLGGSRKVSVDVRIVAATNIALEEAVRAGRFRSDLFHRVSHIQLRVPPLRERPEDIVALAHYFLAKIRPDMRLSFEALEMLRAYRWPGNIRELRNVIGQAATLGEQNEVRASDLPAEIVGTEPAPATQLADSPSEATDLEDMEKQAILRALDRVGGHQGMAADQLGISRRTLSRKLKQYDLKAATQPSVGPLGTLSESEQRYFRARLDVPAQLTARDAQFAGKILNVSAGGVALDGIREPLRLARGFVIRFALPGTTDFIECKGQLVWAEPQGRAGVRFVDISPEVQGRLTRWLVQKQGEEGWHISPTNAVGKCVVGETVG; from the coding sequence ATGAAGAAGCTCGTGGCGATGGCGGAGCGCGTTGCGCGAGGCAGTGCGGCGATCCTAATTACCGGGGAGACGGGCAGCGGCAAGGAATTGATTGCGCGCGCTATCCATCATCATTCCCTGCGTTGCGCCAAGCCGTGGATAGATGTCAATTGTGCCGCTCTGCCCGAACACCTGGTGGAAAGCGAGCTGTTCGGCTACGAGAAAGGTGCGTTCAGCGGCGCCGATAGCGCCAAGCCCGGTCTTTTCGAATTGGCGGACAAGGGCACTCTCTTCCTGGACGAGATCGGCGAACTCGATCCCAAGGTGCAGGTGAAACTGCTGCGCGTGCTGGACGGTGTTCCCTACTACCGCCTCGGGGGCAGCCGCAAAGTTTCGGTGGACGTGCGCATCGTGGCAGCGACCAATATCGCACTGGAGGAGGCCGTGCGCGCCGGGCGCTTTCGCAGCGACCTTTTTCACCGCGTCAGCCACATTCAATTGCGCGTGCCGCCTCTCCGCGAGCGGCCTGAGGACATCGTCGCGCTCGCCCATTATTTTCTGGCGAAAATCCGCCCCGACATGCGGCTGTCGTTTGAAGCTCTGGAGATGCTGCGCGCCTATCGCTGGCCGGGCAATATCCGTGAACTGCGCAATGTGATCGGTCAGGCCGCAACCCTGGGCGAGCAAAATGAGGTGCGCGCCTCTGACCTGCCCGCTGAAATCGTCGGAACCGAGCCGGCGCCGGCAACCCAACTGGCCGACAGCCCCTCGGAAGCCACGGACTTGGAAGATATGGAGAAACAGGCAATCCTGCGTGCGCTGGATCGCGTCGGTGGGCACCAGGGAATGGCGGCCGACCAATTGGGAATTTCGCGTCGCACCCTCAGCCGCAAGCTCAAGCAATACGACTTGAAAGCAGCGACTCAGCCCTCGGTTGGGCCGCTGGGCACGCTTTCAGAGTCCGAACAGCGGTATTTTCGCGCCCGGCTGGATGTGCCGGCGCAGCTCACTGCTCGTGACGCGCAGTTCGCCGGCAAGATTCTGAATGTCAGCGCGGGCGGAGTCGCCCTCGATGGAATCCGCGAGCCCTTGCGCTTGGCCCGCGGTTTTGTCATCCGTTTTGCCCTGCCTGGCACCACCGACTTCATCGAATGCAAAGGTCAGCTTGTATGGGCGGAGCCCCAGGGCCGGGCCGGCGTTCGCTTTGTCGACATCTCCCCCGAGGTTCAAGGCCGCCTCACCCGGTGGCTGGTGCAAAAGCAAGGGGAAGAAGGTTGGCACATCAGTCCAACCAATGCGGTCGGCAAGTGCGTCGTAGGCGAGACCGTTGGCTGA
- a CDS encoding diguanylate cyclase — MNGKVKTFVAVTASVGLVVIAYAFLHWQSNDPVRFVCYLAIAVLASSLKVSLPGIDGTMSVNFLFILIGILELSFPETLAIGCAATLTQCYWRVKNRVQPIHVVFNVAGMMAPAIAASYLAFHLFAHLLHGSTPLLLLVAACAYFVTNTIPVGIVISLAEGKSFRKIWKECYFWSFPYYLVGAGIAGLVSYVNHYVSWQTSLLVLPVIYWIYRSYRLYLGRLEDEKRHVEDMAALHLRTIEALALAIDAKDHTTHDHLQRVRVYAVEIGKELGLSCDELEALKAAALLHDIGKLAVPEHIINKPGRLTAEEFEKMKIHPVVGAEILERVNFPHPVAPIVRSHHEKWDGSGYPDGLKEQEIPMAARILTAVDCLDAMASDRQYRRALPLDKAMEHVASLSGRDFDPTVVDILKRRYVELEQMAHATPPLESLSVQKDVAVERGGAPDAGFEQEALSRHTHEGDFLSSIASARQEAQMLFELSHDLGKSLSIDDTLSLVSVRLRKMVPYDAIVFWLCEDQVLVPKHVSGENFRMFSAMEIPLGQGLSGWVVQNGKPILNGNPSVEPGYINDASRFSPLRSAVSVPLDGLVGIIGSLTLYRSEPDAFSKDHLRVLMAISSKMALSIENALKFQQAQSSATTDYLTGLPNARSLFLHLDGEVARCKRTGTQVGVMVCDLNGFKAINDRFGHLEGNKVLRLFAQALREACREYDYVARMGGDEFVIVAPGLDPAAVDEKAARMNEIARAAGLAVSREAELSVSIGCAFYAKDGSDAEQLLAEADRRMYSVKRDHHERGKNILTFPASSAFAATVN, encoded by the coding sequence ATGAACGGCAAAGTGAAAACCTTCGTTGCGGTGACCGCTTCCGTCGGCCTGGTGGTGATCGCCTACGCCTTCCTCCACTGGCAGTCGAACGACCCGGTGCGGTTCGTCTGCTATCTCGCGATTGCCGTCCTCGCGTCCAGCCTGAAGGTTTCGCTTCCGGGCATTGACGGGACAATGTCCGTAAACTTCCTCTTCATCCTGATTGGAATCCTCGAGCTTTCCTTCCCCGAGACGCTGGCTATAGGCTGCGCAGCCACCTTGACCCAGTGCTACTGGCGGGTCAAGAATCGGGTACAACCGATCCACGTGGTGTTCAACGTAGCCGGCATGATGGCGCCCGCGATTGCAGCTTCCTACCTCGCATTTCATCTATTCGCGCATCTGCTGCACGGCAGCACGCCGCTGCTGTTGCTAGTTGCCGCCTGTGCCTACTTTGTCACCAACACCATTCCCGTCGGGATCGTCATTTCCTTGGCCGAGGGCAAGTCGTTTCGCAAGATCTGGAAGGAATGTTACTTCTGGTCATTCCCTTATTACCTGGTGGGTGCGGGTATCGCCGGCCTGGTCAGCTATGTGAACCACTACGTTAGTTGGCAGACCTCGCTGCTGGTTCTGCCCGTGATCTATTGGATCTATCGCTCGTATCGACTGTATCTAGGCCGCCTCGAAGATGAGAAACGGCACGTGGAAGATATGGCGGCCCTGCACCTAAGGACGATCGAGGCGCTGGCCCTGGCCATCGACGCCAAGGACCACACGACCCACGATCATCTGCAGCGCGTGCGTGTGTACGCGGTGGAAATCGGCAAAGAGCTGGGCCTCAGTTGCGATGAACTGGAAGCACTCAAGGCGGCCGCGCTCTTGCATGACATCGGCAAGCTCGCCGTCCCCGAACACATCATCAATAAGCCCGGCAGACTGACCGCCGAGGAATTCGAAAAAATGAAGATCCACCCGGTGGTGGGGGCGGAAATCCTGGAACGCGTCAACTTCCCGCATCCGGTAGCGCCCATCGTTCGCTCCCATCATGAAAAGTGGGACGGCTCGGGTTATCCCGACGGCCTCAAGGAGCAAGAGATTCCCATGGCAGCGCGTATTCTCACCGCCGTGGACTGCCTGGACGCGATGGCCTCCGATCGCCAATACCGGCGTGCGCTGCCCTTGGACAAAGCTATGGAACATGTCGCCAGCCTCTCGGGCCGCGACTTCGATCCCACCGTGGTCGACATCCTGAAACGCCGCTATGTCGAACTGGAACAGATGGCGCACGCCACGCCACCGTTGGAATCCCTCTCCGTGCAGAAGGACGTCGCCGTCGAACGCGGAGGAGCGCCGGACGCCGGATTCGAGCAGGAAGCGCTGAGTCGGCACACCCACGAGGGTGATTTCTTGTCTTCCATCGCCTCCGCCCGCCAGGAAGCCCAGATGCTGTTTGAGCTATCGCACGATCTCGGCAAGTCGTTGAGCATCGACGACACCCTGTCGCTGGTTTCCGTCCGCCTACGCAAGATGGTGCCCTATGACGCCATCGTGTTTTGGCTGTGCGAGGACCAAGTACTCGTTCCCAAGCACGTCAGCGGGGAAAACTTCCGCATGTTCTCCGCCATGGAAATCCCCTTGGGCCAGGGTCTTTCCGGATGGGTGGTGCAGAACGGCAAGCCAATCCTGAACGGCAACCCCTCGGTCGAGCCCGGTTACATCAACGATGCCTCGCGGTTCAGCCCTCTCCGTTCGGCAGTGTCCGTGCCGCTCGATGGTCTCGTCGGCATCATCGGCTCCTTGACGCTGTACCGATCGGAGCCAGACGCGTTCAGCAAAGACCACCTCCGGGTGCTGATGGCGATCAGTTCCAAGATGGCCCTTTCCATCGAGAACGCCTTAAAGTTCCAGCAGGCGCAATCTTCAGCGACCACCGATTATCTCACCGGGTTACCCAACGCGCGCTCCCTCTTCCTGCATCTTGACGGCGAAGTGGCGCGCTGCAAGCGAACAGGTACGCAAGTCGGTGTCATGGTTTGCGATTTGAACGGGTTCAAAGCCATCAACGATCGCTTTGGACACCTGGAAGGGAATAAGGTTTTGCGTCTGTTCGCGCAAGCGCTGCGCGAGGCCTGCCGGGAATACGACTACGTGGCGCGCATGGGCGGCGACGAGTTTGTCATTGTGGCGCCGGGACTCGACCCTGCCGCCGTTGACGAGAAGGCCGCCCGGATGAACGAGATCGCACGCGCTGCCGGGCTCGCCGTTTCTCGCGAGGCGGAGCTCTCCGTAAGCATTGGCTGCGCCTTTTACGCCAAGGATGGTAGCGATGCTGAACAGTTACTGGCCGAAGCCGACCGCCGTATGTACAGTGTGAAGCGGGACCATCACGAGCGCGGCAAGAACATACTGACCTTCCCGGCATCGTCCGCCTTTGCCGCGACGGTGAACTGA
- a CDS encoding UbiD family decarboxylase, which yields MAYDDLRGWIAALDKAGELLRVRAEVDPVLEITEITDRVSKKALGRERASTQAGGPALLFEKVKGHPGSKVLINQFGSARRMNMALGVESLEEIAERLRMFLDVKSPQGLLDKIKMLPMLADLGKFFPKTVATGPCKEVIKKDKFSLFDFPILQCWPKDAGRFITLPCVISRDPRTGKRNVGMYRMQVYDERTTGMHWQRQKVGAEHYREALRMAASGGALSPSSASVDIMARASGGARVPDGERPQGKMDVAVAIGTEPALTFAAIVPAPPDVEEFMIAGFLRQKPVELVKCETVDLEAPATAEIVLEGYVNLDELRSEGPFGDHTGFYSLEDLYPVFHVTCITHRRDPIYATTIVGKPPMEDAWMGKAVERIFLPLMKLTIPELVDVNLPIEGVFHNLMIVSIRKSYPGQARKVMNAIWSLGQAMFTKCIVVVDEDCDVQDLREVVLRGFNNIDPERDIQFTLGPVDSLDHASRLPDFGSKMGVDATRKWPSEGFSRPWPDEITMDQATKERVDRMWKSLGIE from the coding sequence ATGGCTTACGACGACTTGCGCGGGTGGATTGCGGCGCTGGACAAGGCCGGCGAATTGCTGCGGGTGCGCGCCGAAGTGGACCCGGTGTTGGAGATTACGGAGATCACGGACAGAGTGAGCAAGAAGGCGCTCGGGCGCGAGCGCGCGTCAACCCAGGCGGGCGGGCCAGCGCTGCTGTTCGAGAAGGTCAAGGGGCATCCGGGGTCGAAGGTGTTGATCAACCAGTTTGGGTCGGCGCGGCGAATGAACATGGCGCTGGGCGTGGAGTCGCTGGAGGAGATCGCCGAGCGGCTGCGCATGTTCCTGGACGTGAAGTCGCCGCAAGGGCTCCTGGACAAAATCAAGATGCTGCCCATGCTCGCTGACCTCGGCAAATTTTTCCCCAAGACGGTGGCCACCGGACCGTGCAAGGAAGTGATCAAGAAAGACAAGTTTTCCCTGTTCGATTTTCCCATCCTGCAATGCTGGCCGAAAGACGCCGGGCGTTTCATCACGCTGCCGTGCGTGATCAGCCGCGATCCGCGCACCGGCAAGCGCAACGTCGGGATGTACCGGATGCAGGTGTACGACGAGCGCACCACGGGTATGCACTGGCAGCGGCAGAAGGTGGGCGCGGAACATTATCGCGAAGCGTTGCGCATGGCGGCTTCTGGTGGAGCGCTCTCGCCGTCGAGCGCGAGCGTGGACATCATGGCTCGAGCTTCCGGTGGCGCGCGTGTGCCCGACGGCGAGCGGCCGCAGGGAAAAATGGACGTCGCGGTGGCGATCGGAACCGAACCGGCACTGACATTTGCGGCAATCGTGCCCGCACCGCCGGATGTCGAGGAATTCATGATCGCCGGCTTCTTGCGGCAGAAACCGGTGGAGCTGGTGAAGTGCGAGACGGTGGACCTGGAAGCGCCGGCGACGGCGGAGATCGTGCTCGAGGGCTACGTCAATCTCGACGAGCTGCGCAGCGAAGGGCCATTCGGCGACCACACCGGGTTTTATTCGCTCGAAGATCTCTATCCCGTCTTCCATGTGACCTGCATCACGCACCGGCGTGACCCCATTTACGCGACCACGATTGTCGGCAAGCCGCCGATGGAGGACGCGTGGATGGGCAAGGCGGTGGAGCGCATCTTCCTGCCGCTGATGAAGCTCACCATTCCCGAGCTGGTGGACGTGAACCTGCCCATCGAGGGCGTGTTCCACAACCTGATGATCGTGTCCATTCGCAAGTCCTATCCCGGGCAGGCGCGCAAGGTGATGAACGCCATCTGGTCGCTGGGACAGGCGATGTTCACCAAATGCATTGTCGTGGTGGACGAAGACTGCGACGTGCAGGACCTGCGCGAGGTGGTGCTGCGCGGGTTCAACAATATCGACCCCGAGCGCGACATCCAGTTCACGCTCGGGCCGGTGGATTCGCTCGATCACGCCTCGCGGCTGCCGGATTTCGGCTCCAAGATGGGCGTGGACGCCACCCGCAAGTGGCCGAGCGAGGGCTTCTCGCGGCCCTGGCCGGATGAGATCACGATGGATCAGGCAACCAAGGAAAGGGTCGACCGGATGTGGAAGAGTTTGGGGATTGAATGA
- a CDS encoding GAF domain-containing protein, which yields MTTRNQTQEGLEAITATRPLLTPESVCYHLAELFKVRPTEVGLLQMQGAVLRFVFPRELAHVGSIPLNSNAVAARIARTQRAELFNDFVKVPHWSIFESVRLHDAEKTAPMVIQKLMSAPIVARSGVVVGVLQISRKGATRQEAGPDFGADDLQRLKLAAAQIAPIMLLLTVPDQMPRQKLSFCNQAAEQKRV from the coding sequence ATGACGACGAGAAACCAAACTCAAGAGGGCCTTGAAGCCATAACGGCGACAAGGCCCTTGCTCACCCCGGAGTCGGTCTGTTACCACCTCGCCGAACTCTTCAAGGTTCGCCCTACTGAAGTTGGCCTGCTGCAAATGCAGGGTGCGGTACTGCGGTTTGTATTCCCCCGGGAATTGGCCCACGTCGGGTCGATTCCGCTAAACAGTAACGCCGTGGCCGCCCGCATCGCGAGGACGCAGCGCGCTGAGCTATTCAACGATTTCGTCAAGGTTCCTCACTGGAGTATTTTCGAAAGCGTCCGCCTTCACGACGCAGAGAAAACCGCTCCCATGGTGATTCAGAAGCTGATGTCAGCTCCCATTGTTGCTCGCAGCGGCGTTGTCGTCGGCGTGCTGCAAATCTCGCGCAAGGGAGCTACACGCCAGGAGGCTGGTCCTGATTTCGGGGCGGATGATCTGCAGCGGCTCAAGTTGGCGGCAGCGCAAATTGCTCCCATCATGTTGCTGTTGACGGTGCCGGACCAAATGCCTCGCCAAAAACTGTCTTTCTGCAACCAAGCTGCGGAACAAAAACGGGTATGA
- a CDS encoding redoxin family protein translates to MVSYDPRNPGATIKSPQRPVLNFAINTPYYHKVATAPLARRDDGVWQATISPGERDLWLFLMFSVKDEAAGQLDDNSRQYWDVVSCLSNGQLHFQGVEYRAASYTGVKFDNGMARPKDYAKAMSALEPTLNSAAPARFNALADYWEYKVRRDGDNDAAWTRIAEEVEQFLDEHKLDKSALIGASNFILHSEKRLPSTLYPKLMEYLEPLDPAMAARIDSSEGLNRIRREPDLHKRADVLRDYIAKHPADSQKGWATDELFQLYWRLHEVAAAEAMYEQRATEEPNWPDNYASMAAVYIDSGVKLQEAMGLLDKAEQLMKANPSWFQSRTHNWMFVLVPDPKETEAELAFWRARAYLLQGKGAAAAFLADKMLEYRKDSATYFVVAQAYEAAGDRQKALDAYLQAIVTPSTEHEKQLDSMEKFWLTARLGSREELQQRIETLQQERFKAEKYVPILVNRRLPEIEFLTLKGEKLGSTEMRDKTVVLNLWSTSCGPCIPELRGFQELQAKHPNLVVAALAFNSSNDAVAKIISEQKLDRLRVAIGDTLQTKFPNFGFPTTYVIDHGSIRVEHFGALNNVVAYLEADLSALAKSSSPGVKP, encoded by the coding sequence GTGGTGAGCTACGACCCGCGCAATCCTGGCGCCACGATCAAGAGCCCGCAACGTCCGGTTCTCAATTTTGCGATCAACACACCCTATTACCACAAGGTTGCCACGGCCCCGCTGGCACGTCGCGACGACGGCGTGTGGCAGGCGACGATTTCGCCGGGCGAGCGGGATTTGTGGCTTTTCTTGATGTTCAGCGTCAAGGACGAAGCTGCGGGTCAGCTTGATGACAATTCCAGGCAGTATTGGGACGTTGTGTCTTGCCTTTCCAACGGCCAGCTACATTTCCAGGGGGTAGAGTATCGTGCTGCCAGCTACACGGGCGTGAAGTTCGACAACGGCATGGCGCGCCCCAAGGACTATGCCAAGGCAATGAGTGCGTTGGAGCCGACCTTGAATTCGGCCGCCCCGGCTCGCTTCAACGCGTTAGCCGACTACTGGGAGTACAAGGTCCGCCGCGACGGCGACAACGATGCCGCATGGACAAGGATTGCAGAGGAAGTTGAACAATTTCTGGACGAGCACAAGCTGGACAAAAGCGCACTGATCGGCGCATCCAATTTCATTTTACATAGCGAGAAGCGCTTACCTTCCACGCTTTATCCCAAGCTGATGGAGTATCTCGAACCGCTTGACCCGGCGATGGCCGCCAGGATCGACTCATCGGAAGGGTTGAACCGCATCCGCCGGGAGCCCGACTTACACAAGCGCGCCGATGTTCTGCGAGACTACATCGCCAAGCATCCCGCTGACTCGCAGAAGGGTTGGGCGACCGACGAACTGTTCCAGCTCTATTGGAGACTGCATGAGGTCGCCGCTGCGGAAGCGATGTATGAACAGCGCGCTACCGAAGAGCCGAATTGGCCCGACAACTATGCCAGTATGGCGGCGGTGTATATCGACAGCGGGGTCAAGTTGCAAGAGGCGATGGGCCTGCTCGATAAAGCCGAGCAACTGATGAAGGCCAATCCCTCCTGGTTTCAAAGTCGGACTCACAACTGGATGTTCGTGTTAGTTCCAGACCCGAAAGAGACAGAAGCTGAGCTTGCGTTCTGGCGTGCCCGCGCGTATCTGCTGCAGGGCAAGGGCGCTGCCGCCGCCTTCCTCGCGGACAAAATGCTGGAGTACCGGAAGGACTCAGCGACCTACTTTGTGGTCGCGCAGGCCTATGAAGCAGCCGGCGACAGGCAGAAGGCGCTGGATGCGTATCTACAGGCCATCGTGACGCCTTCAACCGAACATGAAAAGCAGCTCGATTCTATGGAAAAGTTTTGGTTAACAGCCCGCCTCGGCTCCAGAGAAGAATTGCAGCAGCGGATTGAGACCCTTCAGCAAGAGCGCTTCAAAGCCGAAAAGTACGTGCCGATTCTTGTGAACCGTCGGTTGCCCGAGATCGAATTCCTTACGCTTAAAGGCGAGAAGCTTGGCAGCACTGAGATGCGCGACAAGACCGTGGTGCTGAACTTGTGGTCCACTTCGTGCGGGCCCTGTATCCCCGAACTGCGCGGATTCCAGGAACTTCAGGCGAAGCATCCCAACCTTGTGGTCGCTGCCCTGGCGTTTAACTCCTCCAACGATGCCGTCGCCAAAATCATCAGCGAGCAGAAGCTGGACAGGTTGCGCGTGGCGATTGGCGACACTCTGCAGACGAAATTTCCTAATTTCGGTTTCCCGACGACGTATGTCATTGACCACGGCAGCATTCGTGTCGAACATTTCGGCGCACTGAATAATGTTGTTGCATACTTGGAGGCCGATCTGTCAGCACTCGCGAAATCATCGTCACCTGGCGTAAAGCCCTGA
- a CDS encoding S8 family peptidase codes for MNCPKTNFKKTAWSAAWGGTKAAVVAVALLAVLVITPAAAGAKNADKPKVGPVLRRMLANNDPSTVVDVIVQYKVKPLQKHMDRAKRRGGKVKHQLGFIKSEAYTLSLADVQDLLDDADVAHVTLDHKVKMTGHPDAALVSVTADVAQSYGYDGSGVGIALVDSGIYAHPDLNLFGTNNQRVVYSESFVTGDPSPADTYGHGTHVAGIAAGNGQASATGYKTQHTGVAPGANIINLRVLDGSGSGSDSGVIAAIQRAIELKDQYNIRVLNLSLGRGMYESYTLDPLCQAVEQAWNAGIVVVVAAGNSGRDNTMGTYGYGTITVPGNDPYVITVGATNSPDYNRANDVIASYSSKGPSLVDHIAKPDLVAPGNAMTSLLDPNGSIIKNNPSYKVYPCDSTDTYCGPTHGSPMYFKLSGTSMATPMVAGAAALLIQKDPSLTPDLVKARLMKTAYKNRQMYSTALDSRGNRYSHQGDLFTYGAGMLDVTAALNSTDTGVGYALSPTAVYNAANHTVTLTQTGPSSTSVLWGSSVIWGSSVIWGSSVIWGSNVFLSGSSVLWGSSVIWGSSTDSGFSVIWGSSVIWGSSVIWGSSTTQAMDDGDAGDCFEDPDSGVVTCEQLQQ; via the coding sequence ATGAACTGCCCGAAAACCAACTTCAAGAAGACAGCCTGGAGCGCCGCCTGGGGAGGAACCAAGGCGGCGGTGGTCGCGGTGGCGTTACTTGCCGTATTGGTGATCACACCGGCCGCTGCCGGCGCTAAGAATGCCGACAAGCCCAAGGTCGGTCCCGTGTTGCGGCGGATGTTAGCCAACAACGATCCGTCCACCGTGGTCGACGTGATCGTGCAGTACAAGGTCAAACCGCTGCAGAAGCACATGGACCGGGCGAAGAGGCGCGGCGGCAAGGTGAAGCATCAGCTCGGCTTCATCAAGTCCGAGGCCTACACCCTGTCGCTGGCCGACGTCCAGGATTTACTGGATGACGCGGACGTGGCCCACGTCACTCTGGACCACAAGGTGAAGATGACTGGTCACCCGGATGCTGCTCTGGTTTCCGTCACTGCCGACGTAGCGCAGTCTTACGGCTACGACGGTTCGGGTGTCGGCATTGCCCTCGTGGACAGCGGTATCTATGCGCATCCCGACTTAAACCTGTTCGGCACCAACAACCAGCGCGTGGTGTACAGCGAAAGCTTCGTAACGGGCGATCCCAGCCCCGCTGACACGTACGGGCACGGCACCCACGTTGCAGGCATCGCCGCCGGTAACGGGCAGGCCTCGGCGACCGGGTACAAGACCCAGCACACCGGCGTCGCGCCCGGCGCCAATATCATCAATCTGAGGGTGCTCGATGGCTCAGGCAGCGGCAGCGACAGCGGTGTCATTGCCGCCATCCAGCGGGCCATTGAACTCAAGGACCAGTACAACATCCGGGTACTGAACCTGTCGCTCGGTCGGGGCATGTACGAGAGCTACACCCTCGATCCTCTGTGCCAGGCGGTAGAGCAGGCCTGGAATGCCGGCATCGTGGTCGTCGTCGCCGCCGGCAACTCCGGCCGCGACAACACCATGGGCACCTACGGCTACGGCACCATCACCGTCCCCGGCAACGATCCCTATGTCATCACCGTGGGCGCCACGAACTCGCCGGATTACAACCGCGCCAACGACGTGATCGCCAGCTACAGCTCCAAGGGGCCCTCCCTGGTTGACCATATCGCCAAGCCGGACCTGGTGGCGCCGGGCAATGCGATGACCTCGCTGCTCGATCCCAACGGCTCAATCATCAAGAACAACCCGAGCTACAAAGTCTACCCCTGCGACAGCACGGACACATATTGCGGCCCCACGCATGGCAGTCCGATGTACTTCAAGCTGAGCGGCACCAGCATGGCGACCCCGATGGTCGCCGGCGCCGCCGCCCTGCTCATCCAGAAGGATCCCAGCCTGACGCCGGACCTGGTCAAGGCCCGCCTGATGAAGACGGCGTACAAGAACCGCCAGATGTACAGCACGGCGCTGGATTCGCGGGGCAACCGCTATTCCCACCAGGGCGACCTGTTTACCTACGGCGCCGGCATGCTCGACGTTACCGCCGCGCTCAACAGCACCGACACCGGCGTGGGTTATGCGCTGTCTCCCACCGCCGTCTACAACGCCGCCAACCACACTGTCACGCTAACCCAAACCGGTCCTTCCAGCACCTCGGTGCTCTGGGGTTCGTCCGTAATCTGGGGCAGCTCTGTCATATGGGGCAGCTCGGTCATCTGGGGCAGCAACGTGTTCTTAAGCGGCTCTTCCGTTCTCTGGGGCAGCTCCGTAATTTGGGGCAGCAGCACAGATAGCGGCTTTAGCGTGATTTGGGGCTCCAGCGTGATTTGGGGCTCCAGCGTGATTTGGGGTTCCTCGACCACTCAGGCCATGGACGATGGCGACGCCGGCGACTGCTTTGAAGATCCGGACAGCGGCGTCGTAACTTGCGAGCAGTTGCAGCAGTAA